A stretch of DNA from Candidatus Bathyarchaeota archaeon:
CACAGTAGCCTATTGCTATTTCTAGCTCAAAAATATAGGCTGTCGGGAAGATTGCTGGGCCTGTTGAAAATCCTAGAAGAAACAAAGCCAATGAAAGAGATCAAGAAGACGATAAAACTTCTTGAAGCCTTGAATGTAGAGGAGATAAAGGCAGACGAAGAGAACATTCTACAAAAGATGAGGCTATACAATGCCGCTTGACAAAAGTCGTTTGCTTGATTTCCTAGCGGTTTTGGATGTTGAACTCAATAGGAAAATCACAGTCGTCGCAGTTGGCGGCACAGCAATGACGCTTCTCGATCTGAAACCCTCAACAATTGACATTGACTTCACTGTGCTAAACGCGGATTATGATGATTTCAATAAGGCCTTGGCAAATCTTTCGCATGGTTTCAAAGTGGACATATATATAGATGGAATGATCTTCAGTCAAGCTCTTCCTGACGACTACCTGGAGAAGAGCGCCCCAATAACTAGCTTCCAGCACATAAACTTGAAAGCTCTTCATCCAGTTGACATAGTAGTAACAAAAATTGGAAGACTAGACCAAAGAGACATTCAAGATATCGAAGCTTGTGTTAAGAAATCTAAGCTCTCAAAGACCCAAGTTGAGGAAAGAGCGAATCAGGTTCAATATGTGGGTCGAGAAGAGAACTACAAATACAATCTGCAATACGTTTTGAAGGAAATGTTCTGAGTATTCGATATTCTAGTTTCACCAGAAATTGTTACAATCGAAAGTTTGTTTTCTAAGTTTCTACTTCATAATCAAGTTAAGATTTTATAAATTTCTAGTTTTTCATCTAGTTTAGAAATTAGAAACTTAGGAAGTCCAGTTGCACAAGGTTGAAAAGTTGCAACTCCAAGATACTACGAGACACAGAAATGTCCAGAAGAGACGATTGGACGAAGGAAGAGCTTGAAAAAGAATACGTAGGCAAGATGACAGCAGTCACTATCCCAGTCAACATACACATAGAAGGTAAACAACGAATCCTAGACCTCTCTGAAATGAAGAAAATTATCACGGAAGCGATAACAATTTCCTTAGGAGAATGTGGCTGCAGAAAACAGTTGAAACGATGTGATGCCCCTCTCGACGTCTGCATAGGCTTAGACAAAAGAGCAGAGGACATGATTAAGAAGGGATTAGCAAGAAGAGCGAATCTGAAACAGGCGCTTGAAGCATTAGAACGCTCCCATGCAGCAGGACTCGTCCACATCACTTACACTTTCAAAGAAGATGAAAAACCCGTATGGGTTTGCAGCTGTTGCTCATGCTGCTGTCACTCCATGAGTGGACTCGTGAGATTTGGCATACCCAACGCAGTTGTGACATCCAATCATATTGCAGTAAACAACCCTGAAACATGCATAAACTGTGGCACATGCGTCGAGAGATGTCAGTTCAGGGCTCGCTATCTGAAAGACGGTAAGTTAGTACACAATGAAGCCAGATGCTTCGGATGTGGCCTCTGCGTAAGCACTTGCCCAACTGAATCCATTTCTCTTGCGAAGCGAAACTAAAATCCCAGAACATACATACATGCAATTACAATTCAATTAGTGTCTTTGAGAGCTGGGCAATATTTGATATCACGAAATCCGAGGCTTCTTGTAGTTGGCATGCATGCATGCGTTAATTTTGGAGGATTTCATGTTCTGATAATGGAGTGATTTCTTGCTGAACCTCCAAAAATGTAAATGCTGAAACGAAGCAACAATTTTCTGGCATGCATGCAAAATGTTGTTTTTAGAACCTTAATCCAGTGAGTTTTTCTAAGAGGGTTTGCGCGCGCGCATTATTTGGCACCAAAATCAAGAAAAAGCAGAAGGCCCACGCGGCATGACCCCTTGACTGAGAAAGCCAAAAACAAATACGAGTTACTTCACGAAATCCAAGAAGTGACAAGCGAAAGAATTGAAGCAATCAGAAATATTACGAAAAACACAGACTCCGGTCAAACAGAGAACTGGCAGTCCTTTAGGCGCTCGCAACTCCCTCTTCATAGACATGGAGAAGCACCAGAGATGGCGCTAAGACCATATGTTGCCTGAAAACGTATTAAAGTAGCGACATATAAGAGAGAAGCTTGGAAACTAGAAAAATGAAAAAATCAGAACTCCCTGATACTCTTGATGATCTCGTGAATGCCTTTGGGAGAGTATATGAAGATATAGATCGAAAGAGAAGCGTGGAGCAAATGTGGCTTCAAGTGGTTGAAGAAGCTGCGAGTGTTGCTGAAGCTGTAAGAGAAGTAAACTACGTCGAAGTGATCAGTCACTTGGCAAATACTTTTTGCTGGATTTCTGGACTAGTTGCAAAATGTCGGGGTGATCCAAACTCAGTACTTCATTTTGAAGAGGATTTCTCTTCGATAGTCTGGAGAAAATATCCAAATATGTGTCCTTTGTGTGGAGTGCGACCTTGTCAATGTTTGATAAGAAAACGTGAGATTGACAGTCGTTCATCAGAAGAAAAGAATCAAGTTTATGAAAAAGCCGAAAAGAAGGCACAAGGGACCATAGAGGATAGGATAAGAGATCTAGATAGACTGGTGAACATGTTTGAAGAGGTTTTTGGCCCTAGTTATTTTGTAATGCCCATTCAAGAGATCACGTTCCACTTCACGGAGGAAGTCGGAGAAGTTGCTGAGCAAATCAGAGAGTTGCGAGCTGTGAATATGGCCCCTATTAATGACCGAGAAAAAAGAGACCGGAGAGATCGGATCACAAAGGAGTTTCTCAAAGAACTTGCAGACGTATTTTCTTGGATGTGCGGCATCTTAATCAAGGTCAACCTTCTGATTGGAAATGTTGATGATATTTTATCAGAATTCGGTCGGTCAGAAGGTTCTTTTCGGAAAATCACATTTTCCGAAACATTACAGAAATACTACATAGACGATGGAAGACTCGTTTGCAGAACGTGCAGACGATCACCATGCGATATCAAGAAACACGAAAAGCTTTATCAACTTAGTGAGTGAAATGACAAAACCCGGTTCCCGTCGGTCCCTTAGCCGAAGCTTGGACAAATTTGAAACAATCAACGTTAAGAAACTCGGCGAAGATATACGGGCTTTTTTTAGATTTAGCAACGAGAAAATTGTACTGACTCAAGAGATCGAAAAAATCATCGAGCCAAAGAGGTCTCACTCGGTTTTAGATGTGGGGTGTGGAGAAGGATATGTAATAAGAAAGATCTATAGAAAGGTAAACCGCTGTGTCGCCCTTGATCCTGATCATGAAATGTTGGAAATACTGAAGAAACATGTACATGATAATTCGAGAGTAGTATTCATCAATAAGAAACTAGAAGACTTTGAGACCACCGAAAGATTTGATGTAACACTTAGTTCTCACACGCTTTCATTTTTTAACGATAAACAAAAAGCGATTAATAGAATGTTAGATTACACAAGAAAAGATGGAAAACTAATCATTGTTCTACACTGCAATGCTAGTGAACAGTTGTGGATGCTAAGAGAAATGTTTCATTTAATCAATAGGAGGGAAATCAATCATATTTATGCCGAAGCTTTGCACAACTATTTGGCCGAAAAAGGTCTCGATCCAAAACTCGAGCGCGTTGAAACAGTTGCTGTTTTTCCTTCATTGGAGATCCCCTTGAAGCTTAGCTACTTTCTTTTTAGAACTGACTACAACAAAACCAGTAGCCGAAATAAGCTCTCCATTCGCAGATATTTGGAAACGAAAATGTACAATCACTCCGTGCATATTCGGGCTCTTCATGGAGTTATCAGCTTGAGAAAGACCTAGGAAAGATCTCATGCAAACTAGAACTTTTATGAACCAGCGTATGCCCGAAAAAGCCGAGTTCTGCAACACACCAGGAAAGCTCCACCCACAAAGAACCTCATAAACCAAACCGTGCGGGCGCTTACGTCAAGTGGGAGGGCTGCGAACCTCGCTCAAGAAAGCGCTCATATGTGAGCAAAAGAGGAAAAGGAGCTTTATATGACCCTATCCTTTTTAGGAAAGATATGTAACTGTTCGTGAAGGGCGACTGTATTGACAAAAACGATTGGATTTGACGGGCGTGAACACCACTTCTATGTTAGCCCAAAGGCAAGGTTGAAGGCAAATGAGTTGAAGTTTCCCTTGTCTATCTCGTTGCAGGTTACAAGGACTTGCAATTTAAACTGTGTCTACTGTAGTGAAGTAGGCGACATTCCAACTCCTTCTCTCAACACAACTAAGAAAATGATCTCAAATCTCATTGGAGTGGAAAGAATTATTCTTACCGGCGGAGAGCCATTAATGAGAGATGATCTAATTGAAATAGCTAAACATGCGAAACAATCACAATTTAATATTGTCTCTATAGCGACGAATGCTGTCTTGATTAAACCTGAATTTGCAAAGGATTTGGCAAGTTTTGTTGACTATGTTGATGTCACAATAGATGGACCAAGAAAGATACACAACAAAATCCGAGGAGAATATGATGCTGCAATGAGTGGAATCAGAAAATTGCAAGATGCCCAAGTAGCCTTTTCGATTGTTACAGTACTCTTTCGTGAGAACGTTGACAGTATCCTTCATATATGTCAGATAGCCGATGTTCTTGGTGCAAAGAAGCTAAAAATCCTACCGCCAATTGTCAAAGGAAGAGGGAAGAATGTTCTCTCCAAGCTGTTAAGCCCCAATGAACTCTTAGATACGTTTCAAAAAATAAGATTAGAGAAGGAAAGAAATGGTTGGACACCAAGAATCACTCTGACCGATTGGGAGAAAGTTGGAGAGGGACATGCGTTACTCGTGCATCCAAATGGAGATGTCGTAGCGTCACCAGTTCCTTCTGAAAAAGATTGTATTGAAGTCATTGGGAATATTTTGGAAGAAAAGATCAAATCAATATGGAAGAGATACTCGTATAAAAGAAATCACTTGAACAAATATATAGAGAAAACGTTGTATGTTTGCTGAAGAATAAAAGCAGGTGAAGGCACATACAAATAGGCAAGTTTCAAAGATGTAAAGATGCAAAACTAAAGGGGAAATTTGTGGTTTTCGAAGGCCCTCACGCTTCAGGAAAAACTGTACAGGCAAGAATGTTGTGTGAGCATTTACAGAACACAGGGGTTGACGCGCATTATACTAAGGAACCATACTCTGATGACCTAATCCCTTTAATAAGCAAGTATTCTAAAGGAGACTTAATCCATTCTCCTGTGCTAATGCATCTTCTGGCTGCGGATAGATACATCCACGTGAGCGATATTATTTCTTGGATTCAAAGGGGAATGTTTGTCATATGTGATAGATACGTTCTTTCAAGTTTGGTTTACCAACAAATGCAAGGGATTCCTCTAAACATTGTTAAGGAAACGAATTCTTTTGCCATTAATCCTGACTTGATGTTTTTTGTTAATGTTCCACTGAAAGAACGGCTAGCAAGAGTCAAGCGAACACACAAAGAACCACCGACTTTCTTTCTTAGAGATGACAAACTAGTTGAAGAACAAGAATTGTATCAAAGATTGACTAACAGTTGGGATGAAGGGCGTTGTGGGAAAATAGCAATCATAAATGGTCACGAAGACATTAATAAGGTTCACAGAACTGTTGTGAATCTAGTGCTAGACAAACTCACTTAGTTATCCACCGGTCTAATAATCCTGTTGGATTTTCCACAAAGCCGAACCATGCCTCTGGATTTCGAGAAACTTTTCTCAGCCAGATCATGTCTTCGATTGTATCTGGAGATTCTACGATAAGTGTATAATCGTAACCCATTTCATTCATAACTGCGAGCAAGTAAGGCAAAGGAGGTCTACATGTCTTAACGCTAAGATGCCTTCTCTCTTGACCATTCTTGTATTCGATTCCACTTCCGTGGAAGTAGAAGTTTCTCAACCCAATTTCGTTTTCCAATCTCGTAACTACAAGACGAAAATCTTCAAGTCTACGAGGGAATTTTCCATTCGATCTCGCGAAGATGTGTGCCCAATCTATAACTGGAACTGCAACATCAATCGACAAGTCGTTTACTATGGACAAAACTTCATCTAATGATCCGATTTCAGATTTCTTTCCAGTAGTCTCTATCCCCAAAACAGGAGTTTTGAAATCGCGATGTTCTTTGGCTAAGTCTATTGCATCATTAATTCCTCTGACTATTGCGTGCCTAAGCTCTTCAAAACTTCTTGTCCCATAATATCCCAGATGGCAAACAGAGATAGTCTGCAACTGAGCAGCAAACATTATGCCTTTTGAAATATGTTCAACGGACTGGAGTGTCTTTTCTTCGCTTGACCAACTTATGAAAAATGGGATGTGCCCACTTAACTTGATTTTCAATTCTTTGGCCAGTTTTGCTGTTCTTTTGGGGAATTTACTCGGAACACCATATGCAAATCCGATTTCATATGCTTCTACCGAGTTTTCGCGTAGTTTCTGTAGGAGTGTGTCTATGTCTTTTCCATATCGTCTGGCAACGCCGAAGACTGGCATAGCAATACCTGTCTGAGAGTAGTCGCCAATCGCATTCTAAAGTTTTAGGGTTGTTTGTGGACGTATCCTTTCTCTACCAATCTCTCTAATAGGCGATCGACTGTCGAAAATGTTTCAGCTAGCTCGGATATAAAGGGACTCTGAGGATCTTCCGGTGGATGGACTGCGAAGGTTTCTACACGACCTGTATTTCTCGCACACTCCAATTCGTACTGTGCACCAGGAGACAGAGCTGGTCTATATGCAACTACAATGTCACATTGCTTTACGAGGCGCCGGTCTCTAGAGATTATTTGTCCATTTATGTCGCTTATGACAGGGAGAATATCATTCAATTCATACTCGATTTCTCCCACTTGTAAGGAATGCTCCGGATGTGCAGATTTGAGATTCTCTACTAATACATCCTGTAGCAGTTTCTCACCAATTGCCATGGGGTCAAAAACCATGAAATGCGTCTTCAATTTTTTGAGAAATTCAGATGTTTCATTGAAAAGCTTAACATCACGTTTTGCAGTAGTCACGGGGTAGCTTGCATAAGCTTTCTTCTTGTTTGACTCAAACATCAACTGAAATATTAAAGTAGGAGCTTGATCCAAAGCAATCAAATAATGTGGAATACGTTTCTCAGACATGTTTTCGGCAATTTCTTTGGTCACAAGAAATTCTACCTCTCTCCACCACAATATGTCTTTCAAAGAAATGTACTTCACTGAACCAGCGTTTGGGTTGTTGTAGATACGATCTTTTATGCTATGTACGTTATCGATTAACGTTATGAAAAAATCAGGTTGAAATTCCTTAAGTTTGCTCCAGTCAAGCACACTAAACAAGCTACTCCTTCTATAGTAGACGGTATGCATTCCCAATATCGCGTTTTTCCCTTCCTTGGATTTTTTGATAATCCTATCAAGGGTCCTATTTTTGGCGTTAAGGAGTCCCTTTTCCGTGATATCCAAATAGTTCGGAGTCTCAAAGCTCTCGCTACGACACATTTCATGCTCAAGGTCAAATGTAAGATCAACACACGCACCTTTAAGTGCAGTACTGTCTAGGCTGACGTCCGGATCAACATCGCCTTTTTCCTTTGAGTTGCATAACCTGAAGATTTTTGCAAATAATTTCTCCTTTTTAAGCCCAGATATACCGGTTATTACCACTCTCATGTGTTAACCCATTAAGTAAGATACAAGAATTTTATTTAAGATTAATCATATGGAACTTGGTCTAGGATAAACCGGTTGTTCAATTTTTTTGGCATATCACGCGCGAAGGTTGATAAGCGTGGGAAAAATTAATAGCATTATGTGTCATTGAACCGAGAGATGGGGTCTTTGATAAGTTTCGGAGCATTGCTCAAGGCAGTTTCACAAGACCCAGCTAAAGGTGATTATGCCATAATCCGCAGAGGAGCTATAGAATGCGATGCGCGCGCGCGCAAATATCTCTTAAAGAGTATAAGGACCGTCATGTCGTAGGTACGCCAGCACAATGCGTGGAAAAAATCAGAGAACTCGTAGATCTTGGTATAACATATGTGGTGGTGATTTTTCCTGATATGAAAGACCTGCAAGTGTTACGACTTTTTAGTGATAAGGTCATCGGTTGTTTTGCGTAGAACCGCACTTTTAGTTTGTTCGTTCAAGCCATAAGGCGCCGAATAGATAGTTTGTGGCTATACCTTTAAAATCCTCGTAGTCCCTGAAAAAAAGGTCTACTTCATCCCACGATATGGGGCTCCCCTGAAAATATATCAGGGATACGGCCTTCTTTAATGAGATGTCATGTATAGGATAGGCATCAAGTCTTTTTAATCCGTCATACAGAAATATCCGAGAGGTCCAGTACCCTATACCATTGTATTCTGTAAGCCTCTGAATGATCTTTTGGTCACCAAGTTTTGACAGTTCATGAAGATCTAAATCGCCGGAATCGACGTCACACGATAGCTCTTTGACGAGTTTCCATTTATAACCTATGTTGCATTCAGTCAGCTCTCCCTTGGTTGCACTTGACAACACTTTAGGAGACGGAAAACCATGGTAGCTTTTTCCAGCGATAACCTCTTCAGTACCAAAGCGCAAAACTAGCATCCCAATAAAGCGCCGAGCTACATCGGCGCGTATCAACTGCCTAATGACCGCTTTTATGAGCGCCTCAAACGGATCTTGCGACAAATAAGGTTTAAGCCCTTTTAGCCTCTTTACTACTTGAAAGAAGTTAGAGTCTTTCGAGGCTTTTTCATAAAAAGGCAAAAGATCAAGCTCACAACAAAAGACATGACTTATACTATCTTTGACTTCCTCTTCTTCATCGGTACTACAGTCACAAAGAAGATCGACGACCAAATAGATCTCGTCGTCATCTCTGATCGCATGAACGTGCGTTGGAATGTTCTCGCCAGATCGTGTCCTCACCATGCATCTCCAACCGGTCGTCGAATAAATATACGGAAGAGGAATAACCTTACCTTCCAACGCTAGACTCTGATAGAGCATGAAATTGAAAGGAGACTTGACGAAAATCTTGGTGGTCAGGCTATCTGAAGGACAAGATTCTTTAGATAGCAACCTTCTTATCGTTTTAACATTCAACATAGGCCTTCCCTTAGCATTCTCTCAGATGGCAACTTTTCTCAGGGAATCCATTTCTGCATGAACCCATCTGCCAATAGAAGACAGAACTTTTTAACATTTACGTATTCGATCTAAGAATTCACAACTCTACTTGGCGATAAGGTTTTCTTATTTTGGTTTTCAAAGGTTATATTCTAGAAATCTGCTTAGGTCTTAGTCATGTGTTCAAAGGCAGAGAATGGAAGGGAGAAGATTTGAGCTTGGCTAGACAATATACCCAATTAACAACTCTAGAATTGTGGAATGGAGTTGGAACTGGTTTTCGGTACCATATGAGTTGTGATGATACATTCAGAGATTTTGTTATGACACAGATGCAGGAAGCAAGGCGAATAAAGACATCTCTAAGAAAGCGAAGTGTTCGTGAGGTCATCAAAAATTTATCCGTGCGCGGAATAGAAATTGTGGAAGAACTAGTCGAATATGATGCCTCTGATATAGTTGGGCTAATAGGAGAGATTGTGTTGGAAGATTTCGCCACCAATCCGTCTATGGAGCCGATTTTTCCTAAATGGCGAATAGGAGGAACGAGCAAGTCGCGGGGCATCGATTTGGTTGCTCGAATGAAAATGAATGGACAATGGGTTCTCATATTATGTGAAGCTAAACACATACACAAGGCAGCGAAAAATTCTAGGCAGGAACTTCGTCATAATCTGATCAAAAGCAGGTTTCGAATAGGTTTAGATGAATTTGAGAACGAGAAGACGAAAATCAATCTATTAAATATTGTAATGGGTCTGAATGACATAATAGCGCGTGGAGAAGCGGTAAAATTAGATGTTGAATTGGCTAAAGAATACCGCAACTTAATTTCCATGGGGTTAGCTAATGATCGTTATCAGATAAATGTAGTAGTTTTGATAGATGCTAAATATTGTGACGAGACGCTTCTTGATAGAAGCATTTCTGAGCTGCCCATTCCAGTAGAGGTAGGTGGGAATCGCCAGATAACTCTAACTCTATTAGAGTCACACTTGATTGAAAAAGCAACTGATGGGGTGTGTCATAACTTTGTGGGATCGCCTTGAAAACCAGACATTAGGAAAAGGATTAGGCCTTCTAGCCGATGCTTTGTATGAAAAAGATGATTCAAAGTTAGCAACTGCGTCGAAACTACTCGATAGGCTGCTTGATTTTGGTTATGTGTCAAAGCGTTCTGAACCAATTGTCAGAGCTATATCTGCCTTTGGACTTGAAGCAAGCGGAGAAACGCCTCAAAGTAAGAGGGCTTATCAAAGACTCTCTGATACCTTTTTGCCTCTAGAAACGACACTCGGGTCAAAGGAAATAGCCAAGGCATTTACTGAGGCAATCAAGCACTATGGCTTGCGTGATCTTGGTAGATTCAGGACTTTAGCTGAATCGATTTTTGCAGAATTGAAACGTCGAGAGAAAGCGGATGTTAGACCTGATATTGCTGAAAAACCTGATTACATGGTATCGTTGGGAGTAATTGATCTGCTTCTTACGTATCAGGAGGTTCTTGAAGGAGAAAGAAAGTGGGATATTCTTGCGAGTAGAGTTGAATCCTTAAACGAGACTGTTAAAACTATACCGACCTCACCATGGCTTTCTGTATTGACACGTTTGGTCTGCCATGCATTGAGTGCAGATGCAAGAAGGAGTATTCTCAAATTGAATCTCCCCAAGCATGTTGAATCTAAGCTTCTGAATAGAAAAATAACGGAGTTATGGATCCCACAAGCAGAGGCAATCGAAAAAGGGCTACTCGTCGGTAAGAACATAGTATATTCGACTGCAGCAGCCACTGGTAAATCACTTCTTGCTTATTTGGTTGCTTCACATGCCTCTATTTCTCAAAAGGTAGTCTACATTGTGCCAACAAGAACTCTTGCAGATGAAGCGTTCAGAACTCTAAAGGATATAGTTCATTCGTCGCGGACTCCAGTTGCTATTTCAACTCGAGAAAAAGCCCAGTATGATGATGAACTTGATCAACATGCAGTTATCGTTGCCACTTATGAGAAACTTAATGCTTTGGTAAGGCGAAAAAAGATTGATGAATCAAACATCTATTGCTTGATTGCAGATGAGGTCCACTTTATATCGAATATGGATAGAGGTGTCCCGTTAGAATTTGCTCTAGCTAGAATGAAAAGCAAAAGCGTTGATCCTCAAGTAGTTGCCCTTTCTGGGATGATCAATAAGGAAGATGCAGACCAACTATCCGCTTGGCTTGAGGCTTCATTGGTTCATAGCGATTGGAAGCCTGTTGACTTAGATGAAATGGTTCTCTATGATGGTTGTCTTTATCACAAGGATGGCAACGTAGAACAGATTCCTGTGAAACCCTCACCCGCATTTCCTAAGTTGCACCAACGAGTTTCTGTTGCTTCGCATTTGGTCAGAGATACAATAGTAAAAGGCGGTCAATGTATGGTAATAGTTGGGACAAGGAAAGGGGCAGAAGAAATCGCTAAGCAAATTTCTAAAAACCTCAGTTCTCGTCGGTTCTTTGATCCGGACCTAAGAGCACTTCTGGGTGCAGACACGAAAACACCAATCTCTATTGACAAAGCGGAAAGGGAGAAGCTTATACGTGAAGTGCGAATTTCCGAGCCCGAGTTGCCAATTTGTGCGAAAAATCTGGTCAGCCTCCTAAGTAACTGCGTAGCCTATCATCATGCAGGTCTACCACCAAAATATAGAGAAATAGTTGAACGCGGTGTTAGCAAGCGGGTCGTGAAGGTGTTAGTGACTACTACTACCTTTGAGGTTGGCGTAAATCTACCTGTCACTAGAGTAGTATTCTTGAATATAGCCAATATGCTTATCCGAACCTACAGAAATCTAGCGGGTAGAGCTGGCCGACCGCAATTCGACGTCAAGGGAGAATCTGTAATTATTGCTCTTACTGAAAATGAGCTTCAAAGGCTTCGGAATAAGTACTTTCTTTCTAAGAATGAACCTTTGGAATCAAGCGTGCAAAACTTAGCTAAGAGGCATCCCTATGCAAGATATGCAATTCAATCTGAGATTCTTGGAGCGACGTTGGGTCGCGATATTACGAGTTTTACGGCTCTAATGGATTTCCTGAGACAATCTTGGTTCTGGGCAAGAGCAGATGATCAAAAGAAACAGGAGTTTATTGACCACATAAAGATTGAACTCTGGAACCTTGGTGCTAACTACGGTCTAATTACCTACAAAGAGGATTCAGGCGAAATAGAGATAACCAGCGCAGGAAAGATGGCCCGAAAAATAATGCTTTCACCGTTTAGTACAGTGAATCTGATCGATAATGCCCAAAAAATATTCAAAAAGAAACATGATGAAAAATCCTTGAAGTTTCTCATATTGTCACTGGTTGGCATCCCCAGTGAGGTGAGAGAAAATGACAGTGCAATGAAACGTGTGCAGGTTCCCCCTGAATTTCAGTCAATTTCCGGAATTCTGAAGCAGAATCCTATCTTCAAAGAACAACTAGATAGAACTGTACTCTGCCCAAAATATGGCACCATCCTCTGGTACTGGATCAATTCCTTTCCAACCGAAGATATACTCAAATTATGTAACCTAGACCTAAGTGCGGACGCAGCTTTACTAGAAGAAACATTACCAAACAATGCTTATTGGGTTCTCCACACCCTTGCTTCAACACCAGACTCAGCCTTAAGAATGACTCAGGAACAACGCAATCTAGTTACCCAATTGGCAATTGATTGTAGGTTCGGATCATCTGATCCGCTTGTTCATGAACTACTTAGTGTGGGGTTTAAACATATAGGGAGAAACACCGCCATTCGCCTTGCGAAGTATATGCGTAAAAAGAAGAAAAATATCAAGCAACTGGCCGAATCAGACTTTCTTGATTTGTTCCCCAAAAACCCAGAATCCGCGAAGCTCTTATTTGCTGAATTGAAAGCGAGAAAGGGATTTCATGATCTTAATGCACGGGCTGACTTTGAAAAATCTTAATTGGCAGGCTGTCCTCATTTGGGGCGTTAGACCCGGTGAAGTTCGCCTTGAGCGGCTAAATCGATGACTTCTTGGAAATCTACGCTGGCTCTCGCCGCTAAATCGCCCAAGTAGACTTGAGTCATAGTTTTGAAGCTGATGTCAGGTGAGATGCCCATGACTTTTTCGGTTTCAGTTAAGAACAAAGCTGTACGATGGGTCAAAGCCTCGTGAAGGCGCCTGAGTACATTTAGTGGATTTTTAGGAAGTTTGGGCCAGAGCTCCTCAATTCTATAAGGAAGGTGTGTTCAGACAAAAAGACGTTATTGGCGTGGTTCTTTCATTGGCAGAAACACGTTAGTGTCATATTTAAGCAAATACTGCTGAATTTTAACCTGTTTCAGAAATGACGTTGCCAACAGAGAAGGAACGCAGAATCTTAGAGCTTGCAGCGAAGGATTTGTCAGATTACAAGATTGCTCGCCATCTTGGTTCTGATCCGCCAACAGTGAACAGGTCTAGAAAGAATGCGCTTCGAAAGCTCAGAGAAGCAGAACAAGACCTCGCATGGGCAAAAGAACTCGGTTATCCAAACATCAGAGAGCACGCGCGAAACAAGTTGCAAAGGGGGTGAACAAGCAGATGAGTGAAAGACTAGTTGTTCCTGTTCCGGTGTTTGCCGCGTTGCTGTTAGCCGTTGCTTTCACGTCTGCTTTGGCTGCACATGTGACACCTGTTGAGATTGGCTTTCGATGCAAAGTGTTTTCTGGAGCACACTCAAGGCGATATTCACAGCAACACTTAGATATCTCAAAATGACAAAGCCCGAAGAATTCGACCCGGTAAAATTCCTTGTCGCTATTACAGTTGGCGCACTCAGCGGTTACCTCGCTTATGCGTT
This window harbors:
- the tmk gene encoding dTMP kinase — protein: MQIGKFQRCKDAKLKGKFVVFEGPHASGKTVQARMLCEHLQNTGVDAHYTKEPYSDDLIPLISKYSKGDLIHSPVLMHLLAADRYIHVSDIISWIQRGMFVICDRYVLSSLVYQQMQGIPLNIVKETNSFAINPDLMFFVNVPLKERLARVKRTHKEPPTFFLRDDKLVEEQELYQRLTNSWDEGRCGKIAIINGHEDINKVHRTVVNLVLDKLT
- a CDS encoding DNA-3-methyladenine glycosylase 2 family protein, coding for MLNVKTIRRLLSKESCPSDSLTTKIFVKSPFNFMLYQSLALEGKVIPLPYIYSTTGWRCMVRTRSGENIPTHVHAIRDDDEIYLVVDLLCDCSTDEEEEVKDSISHVFCCELDLLPFYEKASKDSNFFQVVKRLKGLKPYLSQDPFEALIKAVIRQLIRADVARRFIGMLVLRFGTEEVIAGKSYHGFPSPKVLSSATKGELTECNIGYKWKLVKELSCDVDSGDLDLHELSKLGDQKIIQRLTEYNGIGYWTSRIFLYDGLKRLDAYPIHDISLKKAVSLIYFQGSPISWDEVDLFFRDYEDFKGIATNYLFGALWLERTN
- a CDS encoding radical SAM protein, with the protein product MTKTIGFDGREHHFYVSPKARLKANELKFPLSISLQVTRTCNLNCVYCSEVGDIPTPSLNTTKKMISNLIGVERIILTGGEPLMRDDLIEIAKHAKQSQFNIVSIATNAVLIKPEFAKDLASFVDYVDVTIDGPRKIHNKIRGEYDAAMSGIRKLQDAQVAFSIVTVLFRENVDSILHICQIADVLGAKKLKILPPIVKGRGKNVLSKLLSPNELLDTFQKIRLEKERNGWTPRITLTDWEKVGEGHALLVHPNGDVVASPVPSEKDCIEVIGNILEEKIKSIWKRYSYKRNHLNKYIEKTLYVC
- a CDS encoding class I SAM-dependent methyltransferase, coding for MEDSFAERADDHHAISRNTKSFINLVSEMTKPGSRRSLSRSLDKFETINVKKLGEDIRAFFRFSNEKIVLTQEIEKIIEPKRSHSVLDVGCGEGYVIRKIYRKVNRCVALDPDHEMLEILKKHVHDNSRVVFINKKLEDFETTERFDVTLSSHTLSFFNDKQKAINRMLDYTRKDGKLIIVLHCNASEQLWMLREMFHLINRREINHIYAEALHNYLAEKGLDPKLERVETVAVFPSLEIPLKLSYFLFRTDYNKTSSRNKLSIRRYLETKMYNHSVHIRALHGVISLRKT